In Nitrospirota bacterium, the sequence AAGTCCTGTGCTGGAAAAATAATAACTACTGACCCATTCGATAAGTTTTAAGTGAGAGGGGGTAAGTATGGGGCTTTCGCTTTCAAGGCTGATTATGGATTTAAGGGTTTTTTCGTTTTCGTTTTTATAGAAAGAGTTGCCGAGAATTATACCTGTTTTGGTTTTATTGCGAATGGGTGCTGTAACAAGCATTCCGGGCACTGCCTTTTCACTTAATTCATCCGGACACAGATACGTTAGCGGTTGAAGATTAAGCGCAAATATTACATCTATTAACCTCATCTCTGTGCTTCATCCTCTGAGTCGGCGTACCTGCCGTTAATAAGCTTTTGTGTGTTGCTGTTTTGAATTGAGACGTATAACCTTAAACCCAAGCTTTACCGGCACCTTGTAATCAGCTATCTTATGGTTTCCTATATGCAGAACTTCCTCAGGTAAGATTTTTTCTGAAAACAGTACATGTTTAAACAGATTGCCGGAAATCTTACTTAACGCCTTTTCAGAAGATACGTACAAACACTTAAAAACTCCTGTTAATGATTTTAACCCCAGAATCTCCCACAATATATCTTTATCAAGACATGTGTCAGATACTGCTATTATTTTTTTATCCTTAGACCGTATCCATTTAAATAATGGCAATATGTCGTCTTTCACTATAATTGCCTCGTTTTCAGCCATTATTTCAATATTTATTATTTTGTTAACCAGCCTTTCATCAAGCCTGCCAAGAATTTGCCTTGACATATCCTGCACTATACCTCTGTAGGAACACTCGTAATCTGCCCCTGAACCTAAAGAGGATTGGCGGTGGTTTAACTCTATATTATCTCTGATATTGGTGATTTCAGCTGCTGCTACATCTATTCCGCAGGTGTTCCTTAAGTGTTTTGAAATCCGCTCTGAAACAGTGGCTTTAATAATTTCCCGCTGCTCTGTGTATCTGTCAAAAACGGTATCATAGAGATCAAAGGAAACAACGTCAACGTCAGCAATGAATGACTCCATACCGGCTTTCAGAGATTGTATATCTTTTACGGTCATGCACTTTTTCTCTTTAAGGTAGCGCAGAGTGAGAAACTTGCCGAGCTTGTGGCTAAAGGAATTCCTTATTATGTAACGCTCATCAAGCAGCCGTGCAGCATAATCTTCATATCCAACGCGCTGTGCCTTAATGCCGTAGGTGATTTCCTTAAGATGATCTAAAAATGGTGATATCTCCTCCCCCAAAACATGTCTGATTGTCTCTGTTACAAGCTCATACGCTTCAACATGAGCGCTTAAAGTGTCTGAAAGAATTGTGTTTTTCCCGTGCATCCTATAAAAAAGCAGCTCATTGTCAACGAGAAAACGAAATTTATTCTCATCTCTTTTCAGTGCTCTTATTGCAAACTCATAATCAAGAACATACCTAAGATTAGTGAGTTTACCTATTTCGTCAAAAAGAGTAAGCCTTATAAAGAAATTAGATGTGCTTATGGTGTAGTTGCCAACTAAGATGGCTCTAAGTGAAGATTTATTGTTCCGGTAGGTGTTTTTTAGTTTTTCGTACCACTTGACCCATGAATGAGCGGGGTCTGATATTACGTTTGAATCAGCATCAATCAGAGTGACGGCAGTTACCACAAAATCAAGTCCTTCAGCCTTTGCCGTGTGAAGTAAAACCTCAAGACGGTTGCTATAGAAGACGTCGTCGGAGTTGATGATAGCCACATAATCGCCTCTGGAAAGTGAAATCCCCTTGTTTATAGCATCATGTGAGCCGCCGTTTTCCTGATAATAGTATCGTATGCGAGGATCTTTGTATCGTTTAATAACGTCCTCAGTGGAGTCTGTTGAGCCGTCATTTACTATTACCAGCTCAAAATCGTTAAAGGTCTGTAACAGTACACTTTCTATCGCATCCGCTACATACTTCTCATGGTTATAAGCCGGCATAACCACACTTATTTCAGGCCTGTTTGTCTCTGTCATAAGCCGGACTAAAAAGTCATCGC encodes:
- a CDS encoding glycosyltransferase; this translates as MTETNRPEISVVMPAYNHEKYVADAIESVLLQTFNDFELVIVNDGSTDSTEDVIKRYKDPRIRYYYQENGGSHDAINKGISLSRGDYVAIINSDDVFYSNRLEVLLHTAKAEGLDFVVTAVTLIDADSNVISDPAHSWVKWYEKLKNTYRNNKSSLRAILVGNYTISTSNFFIRLTLFDEIGKLTNLRYVLDYEFAIRALKRDENKFRFLVDNELLFYRMHGKNTILSDTLSAHVEAYELVTETIRHVLGEEISPFLDHLKEITYGIKAQRVGYEDYAARLLDERYIIRNSFSHKLGKFLTLRYLKEKKCMTVKDIQSLKAGMESFIADVDVVSFDLYDTVFDRYTEQREIIKATVSERISKHLRNTCGIDVAAAEITNIRDNIELNHRQSSLGSGADYECSYRGIVQDMSRQILGRLDERLVNKIINIEIMAENEAIIVKDDILPLFKWIRSKDKKIIAVSDTCLDKDILWEILGLKSLTGVFKCLYVSSEKALSKISGNLFKHVLFSEKILPEEVLHIGNHKIADYKVPVKLGFKVIRLNSKQQHTKAY